GGGCGTGAACAAGTTCCAGATCGACGAGGATCTGCCCAAGAACATCCTGCGGGTGGACCCGGAGGTCGAGGCCTACCAGCGCGAGAAGACGGCCCGGGTGCGGGCCGAGCGGGACGCGGCCGCCGCGGACCGGGCCCTCGGGGCCCTGCGCCGGGCCGCGACCGAGGGGACCAACGTGATGCCGCCCATCCTCGACGCGGTCAAGGCCTACGCCACCCTGGGCGAGATCTGCGACGTGCTCCGGGGGGTGTACGGCGAGTACACCGAGGCTTCCTGATCGAGATTCCCCTTTGCTTCCTTCCCGGGAGGGTTATGGGATGGCTGAGAAGAAGATCCGCGTTCTGATCGGAAAACCCGGCCTCGACGGCCACGACCGGGGCGCCAAGGTGGTGGCCCGGGCCCTGCGGGACGCCGGCATGGAGGTGATCTACACCGGCATCCGCCAGACCCCCGAGAAGATCGTGGCGGCCTCGATCCAAGAGGACGTGGACGTGGTGGGGCTGTCGTGCCTGTCGGGGGCCCACATGGTGCTGTTCCCCCGGGTGGCCGAGCTGCTGCGCGAGAAGGGCAAGGACGACGTGCTGCTGTTCGGCGGCGGGATCATCCCGGTGGAGGACATCCCGGCCCTCAAGAAGGCCGGGTTCGCCGAGATCTTCCTGCCCGGCACCGATACCAACGACGTGGTGAGGTTCATCCGGGAGCGCCTGGCCGCGTAGTGCCCCACGGAGGATCAAAATGCCAAGTAAGATCAACCACATCGGGATCGCCGTACCCGACATCGAGGCAGCGGCCGAGTTCTACACCAAGCACCTGGGCCTGGAGCTCGGGGGCGTGGAGGAGGTCGCCGACCAGAAGGTGAAGGTGGCGTTCCTGCCCGTCGGCGAGGTGCGCATCGAGCTGGTGCAGCCCACCAGCCCGGAGTCGCCCGTGGCCAAGTTTCTGGAGAGGAACGGCCCCGGGTTCCACCACATCGCCTACCAGGTGGACGACGTGGCGGCCGAGGTGGAGCGGCTCAAGGCGGAAGGGGTGCGCATGGTGGACCAGACCCCGCGCTCGGGCGCCCACAACACCCGGATCGCCTTCGTGCACCCCAAGGCCTCGGGCGGGGTGCTGACCGAGCTGGTGCAGGAGATGGGGGAGTGAGCGGCTAGGAAGCTGGGAGGCTGGGAAGCTGAGACACGTGCGGCCACGGTGTGGCGCGGGTCTTCCGCGCGGCGCCGATGGTTCGGGCACGGGATGTCCGGCGCGCACGGCGCGCCCTATGCTATCTCATCCCCAGGCGCTCCAGCCGGTACCGGAACGACCGGAAGGTGATGCCCAGGAGCCTGGCGGCCTCGGTCTTGTTGCCGTGGGTGCGGCGGAGGGCCTCCTCCAGGTACCGCCGCTCCACGGCAGCGAGGAGTTCCTCCAGGTGGAAGCCTTCGTCCGGGAGGGACGGCAGGCCGTCGAGCCCTTCCGGCCGCGGAGCGCCGAGGGCGGGCGGCAGGCTCTCGACGCCGACGAACTCCCCCGTCTCCAGCGCGGCGGCCCGCTCCACCAGGTTCTCCAGCTCCCGCACGTTTCCGGGGAACGAGTAGGCCTCGAGGCGGTCCAGGGCCTCCCGGGTGAACCCCTTGAGCGGCCGGCCGAAGGCCTTGGCGTACTTCTGGAGGAAGTGCAGGGCCAGAAGGGGGATGTCGGCCCGGCGGTCCCGCAAGGGCGGGATCTCGAGGGCGACCACGTTGAGCCGGTAGTACAGGTCCTCCCGGAACCGCCCCTGCCGGACCGCCTCGGCCAGGTCCCGGTTGGTGGCCGACACGATCCGCACGTCCACCGGGATCTCCCGGTTCCCCCCCACCCGCTTGATCCGGCCCTCCTGTAGCGCCCGCAGCAGCTTGGGCTGGAGGTGCAGGGGCAGCTCCCCCACCTCGTCCAGGAACAGGGTGCCGCCGGTGGCCTCCTCGAACAGCCCGGGCTTGTCCGCCACGGCTCCGGTGAACGCGCCCTTCACGTGGCCGAACAGCTCGCTCTCGATGAGCCCCTCGGGGATGGCGGCGCAGTTCACGGCCACGAACGGGCCGGCGCGGCCCGACAGGGCGTGGAGCCTCCGGGCCACCAGCTCCTTGCCGGTGCCGCTCTCCCCCTGGACCAGCACCGTGACCCCGGTGGGGGCCACCCGCTCCAGCAGCCGAAACACCTCCTGCATCCTGGGGCTCCGGCCCAGGATCTCGCCCCCGGCCTCCACCGCCTCCAGCCGGCGGCGCAGCTCTCGGTTCTCCCGAACCAGAGCGGTCCGTTCCAGGGCCTTGGCCACGGTGAGCCGGATTTCGTCGGCCTTGAACGGCTTGGTCAGGTAGTCGTACGCCCCGGCCTTCATGGCCTCGACCGCGCTCTCGGCCGTTCCAAAGGCGGTGATCACCACCACCTGCGCGTCCGGGGCCCGGCGGCGGGCGGCGCAGAGCACGTCGAGCCCGGTGCCGTCGGGGAGCTTGAGGTCGGTGATCACCAGATCGTAGGGGGCGGTGGCCAGGGCGTGCTCGGCCCCGGCGCGGTCGGCCGCGGTGTCCACGGCGTACCCCTCGCGGCCGAGCAGGATCGCCAGGAACTCCCGCATGCTCTGCTCGTCGTCCACCACCAGGATCCGGGGCGTGTCGCTCATGTCGCCTCCTCGACCGGGGGAAACCGGAAGGTCAGCCGCACCCCCCGGCCCGGCCCGGTGTCCAGCTCGACCGCGGCGCCGTGGTTTTCGGCGATCCGGTGCACCGTGGCCAGGCCCAGGCCGGTCCCGCCCGGCTTGCCCGATTGGAACGGCTCGAACGCCCGGGCCGCGGTCTCGGGCGACATGCCCGGCCCGTCGTCCGAAACCCGCAGCCACGGGCCCTCCGGGGCTTCGCCGGCGTCCACCGTCACGACGACCCCTTCCGGGGCGGCCTCGACGCTGTTTCGGAACAGGTTCAGCAGAAGTTGCTCCATCTGGCTCCGGTCGGCCCGCAGCATCCACCCCTCGGGAACCCGATTTTCCAAGCGGAATCCCATGCTCCCCTCTCCCTGGGCGAAAAAGAATCCCACCTCCGCGACCAGGTCCCGGAGGCGCAACTCCTGGAGGGAGGAGCGGCTCGGTCTCGCATAGTGCAGAAAGTTGGTCACGAGGCGGTTGAGCCGTTGGGTCTCCCGGAGCACGATGTCGAACAGGGCCGCATCGTCCCCCTGGGGCGAGAGGGTCTGGCGGAGCACCTCCACCGAGCCGGCGAGGCTGCCCAGGGGGTTGCGGATCTCGTGGGCGAGCCCCGCGGCCAGCCGGCCCACCGCCGCGAGCCGGTCGGCCCTCCGAAGGGCCTCCTCCATTCGCTTCACCCGCGTCAGATCCTGGAAGATCAGGAGACTCCCGATCCTCCGGCCGGTGCGGTCGGTGAGGGGCGAGACCGAGTAGCCCAGGACCATCCCGCCTGCCAGGGCGACCTCGTTGCGGTCCCCGCCGCCCAGATCGAACACTCGGCTCAGGTCGGCTTCGGGTTCCAAGGGGACGCCGGCCCGGGCCAACAGGTGCTGGGCCGAGCGGTTGTGGAACAGCACCTGGCCCCGGAAGTCCACGGCGGCCAGTCCCGATCCGAGGCTCTCCAGGATCAGGTCCTTCAGGTGCTCCAGGTCCAGGACCTCGGCCTCGGCCACCTCGAGCCGTTCGCCGGTGCGGCGAAGCTCCTCCGCCAGATGCCCGGCCAGGAACGCGACCGCATAGAACCCCAACAGCCCCAGGGCCAGCTGGAACAGCAGGCTCCCCGCGTCCACGTCGGGCAGGGGGAAGGGGCTCAGGGGACGGATCCACCCGTAATACTGGAGGTCGACCAGCAGGCCGTAGGCCAGGCCCGATGCCGTGGCGGCCACGAGGGCACCCCTGCGCTGGAGCAGGAGGGCCGCCCCCACGATCACCAGGGGGTAGAGGGTGATGAACGGTGAGAACGCCCCCCCCGACAGGAACACCAGGCCCGTGGCGTACACCACGTCCCAGGCCGGTTGCATCCGGGCCCAGGTCGCCAGGCTCCGTCCGAGGCGCAGCGGCGCCAACGACAGAAGGGTGACCCCGAAAGCCACCCCCGTGAGGCCGAAGAACCACGAGAACGGGACCGGCGATCCGCCCTGGCGGGCCTGGAACGCTGCGGCCACCGCCAGCAGCACCCCCAGCACGGCGAACCGGCCCGCCAGGTAGCCCTGGTACCTACGGGACCCCGGCCCGGTCAAGGCTCCGCTCCTGGGCCGCCGGATGGCCTACCCCCCGCTCACCGCTCCGGCCATCTGGAACACCGGCAGGTACATGGCCACCACCAGGCCGCCGATGGTGCCGCCCAGGAACACCATGAGCAGGGGCTCGATCAGACTGGTGAGCGCGCTCACGGCCTCGTCCACCTCCGTGTCGTAGAAGTCCGCGATCTTGGAGAGCATCTGGTCCAGGGCGCCCGTGGCCTCGCCCACGGCGATCATCTGGACCACCATGGGCGGGAACACCTTGGTCTCCTTGAGAGGCTCGGCAATGGTGCGGCCCTCGCTGATGGACTCGCGGGTCTTCATGATGGCCTGCTCGATCACCGCGTTGCCGGCCGTGCGGGCCACCACGTCCAGGCCTTCGAGGATCGGGACGCCCGAGCTCACCAGGGTGCCCAGGGTGCGGGTGAACTTGGCCACGGCCACCTTGCGGATGAGGTCCCCGAACACCGGCAGCCTCAGGAACATCCGGTCGAAGGCCATCCGGCCCTTTTCGGTCTGGTAGATCCGCTTGCACACGAAGGCCAGCACGAACAGGGAGATCAGGATGAACAGGAAGTACTTCTTGGTGAACTCGGACAGGGCGATCACGAACAGGGTGGGGGCGGGCAGGTTTTTGCCCACGCCGGCGAACATCTGCTGGAACACCGGGATGACCCAGATCAGGATGATCGCCACCACCAGGATGGCCACCGAGACCACGGTGGCCGGGTACACCATGGCGCCCTTGACCTTCTTCCGGAGGTTCATGGCTTTCTCGATGTACCCGGCCAGGCGGTTCAGGATGGTGTCGAGGATGCCACCCACCTCGCCGGCGTTCACCAGGTTCACGTAGAGCCGGTCGAACACCTTGGGGTGCTTTCCCAGGGCGTCGGCGAACGTGGCCCCGCTCTCCACGTCCTCCTTGACCTTGAGAATGATCTCCTTGAAGGTGGGGTTCTCCTGCTGGCCGCCCAGGATCTCGAGGCACTGCACCAGGGGGAGCCCGGCGTCGATCATGGTGGCGAACTGCCGGGTGAACACCACGATGTCTTTGGTCTTCACCTTGGGCTTGAGGCCGGGGATCTTGATCTCCATCTGGCCCATGCTCTTCTTGACCTTGGTGGGCGTGATGCCCTGGGCGCGGAGCTGGGCCGTGACCACGGCCTCGTTGGGCGCCTCCATTGTGCCCTTCTGCACCTTTCCCCCCCGCGCTCGCCCTTCCCACTTGTAGATCGGCATGGGTACCTCGCTGTCAGACGACAGAGTTCAGGAGGCCGGAGGCACCGGCCCTCGAAACACGATCGAAGCCGTGAGGGTCACATCCTCGACCCGGGGGCGGCCGGACGCAACCCCCGCCGGGCTTCCACCACGTCCGGGCTTCCCTTGGCCAGCATCTGCCGCAGCTCCCCCGGGTCGGGGCTACGCACCATCGCGTCCTCGAGCCGGATCACCTTCCTGGTGATCAGGTGGTACAGCGACTGGTTCATCGTCTGCTGCCCGTACTTCTCCTGACCCATCTGCATCTGGGAGTAGATCTGGTGGACCTTGTCCTCCCGGATTAGGTTCCGGATGGCCGCGTTCGGGACCATGATCTCCACTGCCAGGGCCCGGCCCCGGCCGCTCGCACGCGGGATGAGCTG
This is a stretch of genomic DNA from Deferrisoma camini S3R1. It encodes these proteins:
- the mce gene encoding methylmalonyl-CoA epimerase produces the protein MPSKINHIGIAVPDIEAAAEFYTKHLGLELGGVEEVADQKVKVAFLPVGEVRIELVQPTSPESPVAKFLERNGPGFHHIAYQVDDVAAEVERLKAEGVRMVDQTPRSGAHNTRIAFVHPKASGGVLTELVQEMGE
- a CDS encoding type II secretion system F family protein; the protein is MPIYKWEGRARGGKVQKGTMEAPNEAVVTAQLRAQGITPTKVKKSMGQMEIKIPGLKPKVKTKDIVVFTRQFATMIDAGLPLVQCLEILGGQQENPTFKEIILKVKEDVESGATFADALGKHPKVFDRLYVNLVNAGEVGGILDTILNRLAGYIEKAMNLRKKVKGAMVYPATVVSVAILVVAIILIWVIPVFQQMFAGVGKNLPAPTLFVIALSEFTKKYFLFILISLFVLAFVCKRIYQTEKGRMAFDRMFLRLPVFGDLIRKVAVAKFTRTLGTLVSSGVPILEGLDVVARTAGNAVIEQAIMKTRESISEGRTIAEPLKETKVFPPMVVQMIAVGEATGALDQMLSKIADFYDTEVDEAVSALTSLIEPLLMVFLGGTIGGLVVAMYLPVFQMAGAVSGG
- a CDS encoding sigma-54-dependent transcriptional regulator, coding for MSDTPRILVVDDEQSMREFLAILLGREGYAVDTAADRAGAEHALATAPYDLVITDLKLPDGTGLDVLCAARRRAPDAQVVVITAFGTAESAVEAMKAGAYDYLTKPFKADEIRLTVAKALERTALVRENRELRRRLEAVEAGGEILGRSPRMQEVFRLLERVAPTGVTVLVQGESGTGKELVARRLHALSGRAGPFVAVNCAAIPEGLIESELFGHVKGAFTGAVADKPGLFEEATGGTLFLDEVGELPLHLQPKLLRALQEGRIKRVGGNREIPVDVRIVSATNRDLAEAVRQGRFREDLYYRLNVVALEIPPLRDRRADIPLLALHFLQKYAKAFGRPLKGFTREALDRLEAYSFPGNVRELENLVERAAALETGEFVGVESLPPALGAPRPEGLDGLPSLPDEGFHLEELLAAVERRYLEEALRRTHGNKTEAARLLGITFRSFRYRLERLGMR
- a CDS encoding cobalamin B12-binding domain-containing protein, coding for MAEKKIRVLIGKPGLDGHDRGAKVVARALRDAGMEVIYTGIRQTPEKIVAASIQEDVDVVGLSCLSGAHMVLFPRVAELLREKGKDDVLLFGGGIIPVEDIPALKKAGFAEIFLPGTDTNDVVRFIRERLAA
- a CDS encoding sensor histidine kinase → MTGPGSRRYQGYLAGRFAVLGVLLAVAAAFQARQGGSPVPFSWFFGLTGVAFGVTLLSLAPLRLGRSLATWARMQPAWDVVYATGLVFLSGGAFSPFITLYPLVIVGAALLLQRRGALVAATASGLAYGLLVDLQYYGWIRPLSPFPLPDVDAGSLLFQLALGLLGFYAVAFLAGHLAEELRRTGERLEVAEAEVLDLEHLKDLILESLGSGLAAVDFRGQVLFHNRSAQHLLARAGVPLEPEADLSRVFDLGGGDRNEVALAGGMVLGYSVSPLTDRTGRRIGSLLIFQDLTRVKRMEEALRRADRLAAVGRLAAGLAHEIRNPLGSLAGSVEVLRQTLSPQGDDAALFDIVLRETQRLNRLVTNFLHYARPSRSSLQELRLRDLVAEVGFFFAQGEGSMGFRLENRVPEGWMLRADRSQMEQLLLNLFRNSVEAAPEGVVVTVDAGEAPEGPWLRVSDDGPGMSPETAARAFEPFQSGKPGGTGLGLATVHRIAENHGAAVELDTGPGRGVRLTFRFPPVEEAT